A section of the Sebastes fasciatus isolate fSebFas1 chromosome 5, fSebFas1.pri, whole genome shotgun sequence genome encodes:
- the tmem165 gene encoding putative divalent cation/proton antiporter TMEM165, with protein MKPLPGRRLLVSLLSVSVLLLSVGVAAVPEEHKPAPEQPQPEKASSPHPIGPVISENDPSKADLGFIHAFVASISVIIVSELGDKTFFIAAIMAMRYNRLTVLTGAMLALGLMTCLSVLFGYATTIIPRIYTYYVSTALFAIFGVRMLREGLRMSPDEGQEELEEVQAEIKKKDEELQRSKLVNGTADVEAGSGTTMPQGKWHSFISPIFIQALTLTFLAEWGDRSQLTTIILAAREDPFGVAVGGTLGHCMCTGLAVIGGRMIAQKISVRTVTIIGGIVFLAFAFSALFIKPDAGF; from the exons ATGAAGCCTCTACCGGGCCGCCGGCTGctcgtctctctgctctccgTCTCCGTGCTGTTGTTGTCGGTCGGAGTTGCTGCTGTTCCAGAGGAGCACAAACCGGCTCCAGAACAACCACAACCAGAG AAAGCCTCTAGTCCCCATCCAATAGGCCCAGTGATCTCTGAAAATGACCCCAGTAAAGCAGACCTGGGTTTCATCCACGCCTTCGTGGCCTCCATCTCTGTCATCATCGTCTCTGAGTTGGGAGACAAGACCTTCTTCATCGCAGCCATCATGGCCATGCGTTACAACCGGCTCACAGTGCTGACAGGTGCCATGCTGGCGCTGGGACTCATGACTTGTCTCTCTG TGCTGTTTGGCTACgccaccaccatcatccctaGAATCTACACTTACTACGTGTCCACCGCTCTGTTCGCCATCTTCGGTGTGCGCATGCTGAGAGAGGGGCTGAGGATGAGTCCGGATGAAGgtcaggaggagctggaggaggtgcAGGCAGAGATCAAGAAGAAAGATGAAGAG ctccaGCGGTCCAAGCTAGTTAACGGAACTGCAGATGTGGAGGCTGGATCAGGGACGACGATGCCTCAGGGAAAGTGGCACAGCTTCATCTCACCCATCTTCATCCAGGCCCTCACCCTCACCTTCCTCGCAGAGTGGGGGGACCGCTCGCAGCTCACCACCATTATTCTGGCTGCGCGGGAG GATCCATTTGGAGTTGCGGTGGGTGGCACACTTGGACACTGTATGTGTACAGGACTGGCTGTGATAGGAGGGAGGATGATCGCCCAGAAAATATCCGTCAGAACAG TTACAATCATCGGAGGGATTGTTTTTCTGGCGTTCGCCTTCTCCGCCCTGTTCATCAAGCCAGACGCTGGATTTTAA
- the srd5a3 gene encoding polyprenal reductase — protein sequence MSLSSVSLSCTDVLWAFLALCFLLAFCVHKISPRHETRRVYVLFQDLIRYGKTKQTLKRDDRLRLFDVPKRWFWHFYAISVGWNGLLLTVYLNLIFQHQSLPSWLTGILDILTGVPSTDSHVPQLSTLLVLLLLCVHSLRRLLECLFVSVFSDGALHLVQYVFGVCYYIVLGLTVLCSDRLEKGTGTLLSQLDWFHVAGSALFIGASLMQHQSMVLLARLRTGKTGAVETLAHRAPEGGWFELVSCPHYFAELLIYVSLSLVFGGLSLTWWLVVLYVLFNQALAAQLCHELYISKYESYPRHRKAFIPFVL from the exons ATGAGTCTGAGCTCAGTTAGTTTGAGCTGTACAGATGTTTTATGGGCTTTTCTGGCTTTATGTTTCCTTTTAGCTTTCTGTGTTCACAAGATATCTCCGAGACATGAAACCCGTCGTGTTTACGTGTTATTTCAGGATCTGATTCGATacggaaaaacaaaacaaaccctcAAACGAGATGACAGACTGAGACTGTTTGACGTCCCGAAGAG GTGGTTCTGGCACTTCTATGCCATCTCTGTTGGCTGGAATGGTCTTCTTCTGACCGTCTACTTGAACTTGATATTTCAGCATCAGTCATTACCGTCATGGCTGACTGGAATACTAGACATTTTGACAGGTGTACCGAGCACCGACAGTCACG TCCCACAGCTGTCTACtttgctggtgctgctgctgctctgcgtCCACTCCCTCAGGAGGCTGCTGGAGTGCCTCTTTGTCAGCGTTTTCTCTGATGGAGCCTTACATTTGGTGCAGTATGTATTCGGCGTGTGCTATTACATCGTACTGGGGTTGACTGTGCTCTGCTCAGATCGTCTGGAAAAAG GGACTGGAACCCTCCTCTCTCAGCTGGACTGGTTTCATGTGGCTGGAAGTGCACTTTTCATCGGGGCCTCACTGATGCAGCATCAGTCCATGGTCCTGCTGGCCAGGCTCCGCACTGGAAAGACAG GAGCAGTGGAGACGCTGGCTCACAGAGCGCCGGAGGGCGGCTGGTTCGAGCTGGTGTCATGCCCACATTACTTCGCTGAGCTGCTGATCTACGTCTCGCTGAGTTTGGTTTTCGGCGGTCTGTCTCTCACCTGGTGGCTCGTTGTCCTTTATGTGCTCTTCAACCAGGCGCTGGCAGCACAGCTTTGTCACGAGCTTTATATCAGCAAATATGAGTCATACCCaagacacagaaaagcatttatACCTTTTGTGCTGTGA